The Oryza brachyantha chromosome 6, ObraRS2, whole genome shotgun sequence region TTAAGTGTATCGGTAACTGTGATTGATACTACTATACGTAACACATTCATTTTTATATCGTAAAGACTTTTCTAGGGTAGtataaattcatcaatcgataaatatatataatttatatgtatgtctagatttattattatctatatataaagctatataagGTCAGAAAATCTTACCGCGTGAAACCGATGACTGCAAGAATAGTACTGTGGCGAAGGTTAAGCACAAACGGAGGTCAAAAGCAGCCATTACTCTTGTCGGTCGGTGAAGCAGGCCATCAAAAGCACAACTTGCGGCGGAGGTTAAGCACAAATGCCCGGACCAGGCAGCCCATTCGCGACAAGTAGTAGTACCAGTCAGATGATGGTGGTCTTACTGCTAGTATTActacagaaaaataaataaaaaaatggcgTGATCAACGTCAAGTTTCTTaagtttataagctaaaattttaatttttaaacttaaattaagagtttgttttaggatttttttaattaaaatttatttttcagtattgattttaaatagtaagaatatgtatataaaaaatttatttaaaaatatttttttatttgcaaatatatggtTGGATACACGAGTAACGATCACCCAAGTAACGAAGTGAGCGGCAGTATCCACGAAAAGTCCGATGCAAGATTTGTTCCCACGTGATCGATAAATCAGATGTCACCAACGATCCCGTTGTATTGATGACAGTACTGGTCAGTGGAGTTTTAGATCGGATTGTAGCATGGAGCAGTATATAACAATTTCACAACTACTGCTCCGTTTAGATcgcaaaattttatgtaaaaaacatcacatcaaatttttagatacctaactgagtattaaacatagatgaaaaaaattaattacataggtATGAAataaatcacgagacgaaacttttgagcctaactaaGCCGTCATTacctataagtgctacagtaatctacgtgtgctaatgatagcttaattagacttacaagatttgtctcacgatttatTTCATagctatgtaattaatttttttatttatgtttaatgttctagttctattaatatatctaaagatttgacgtgatgtttacgttgaaaaatttttaggatcAAGGCCTGCATCAAGGCAACTACACGTCCACACCCAAACATCGCCGGAGACCTCGTTCGTAAAACAAACCAACCAAAACCGTTCTTTTACCGCAGAATTTGCACCGTTTATTACTTGGATAATATCTCGTAGTTATCGTTTTTgccttttcaaaaaaataacgtatttataaataaaagttttatatacatatttctaagtgattaataaaaacaaacactgaaaaatagcatccgataaaaaaactcaaaatcaacttaaaattcaaaattcggCAAATAAGCATGATGCTCATCGACGAAAAAGATCGAtcggtcgtcgtcggcggcgtcagCTGCTGGTGATGGTCTGGAGCAGAATCTCGTTGAACGTGTCGATGGCGCCAGGGAGGCACCAGTGCACGCAGTCGTTCTGCACCCGCgggcccgcgccgccggcgaacggGTCGGCGCGCATGTACGGGCCGGGGTGCCCGTCCGGCCGGAGGTCGGCCAGCGTCGTCACGTCCAGCGCCGCGAACCGCAGGcccgtgccggcggcggcggcggcggcggcgacctcctcCACGACGGTCTTCCGCATCTCCGCCTCCGTGTACCCGGCCTCCTTGTCGCCGTTCTTGTACGGCCGCGTCTTGTTGCACGCGCCGGCCTTGTCCCACTCCCCCTCGAAGTGCGCCGGCGAGAACGTCGTGAACGCCACCACCTTgtccgcgccggcgacgtggcgCCGGCTGATCTCGGCGAGCGTCCGGTGGACCGCCTGCTCGAACATGCCGAAGAAGGGGACCTCGGTGTGGTTGAACTCGGCGCAGTCGTGGCAGCCGAcaacctcgccggcgtcgtggtAGATGCCCGGGATCAGGAACCAGTGCCCGATGGAGAGCACGACGGCGTCGAGCGCGCCCAGCTGGGACAGCCACCGCTCGTCGAACGAGTCCAGGAACACGTTGTTGTGCCGCACGCCGGCGTGCTCCGCCTTCTCGGCGACCTTCACCAGGAACGGCGACCAGAAGATGGACACGGTGGCGTTGTGCTCGCGGAACGCCCACCGCCGGAACTTGTTCTCCTCGCCGTCCCGGTACACGAGCTCCGGCGGGGAGCGGGACGCCAGGAGGCAGAGCAGCGACTCCGCCTGGTTGCGCGCCAGCGAGTCGCCGACGAAGGCGAGGTGCTTGTTCCGGAGCCAGCCGAGGAACGCCTCCGGGGAGAACGCCGGGAGGTCGCACCGCCGCGGCTTCCACCGCCAGTAGAGGTATCCGGTGTCGGGCCTGCCGTGCGCCATGCAATTCTGGCCGTCCTTGATCGTGGCGCAGCTCGTCCCGTTGTACAGGGGCGGCCGCGCGTCCGGCACCCATTCGCCGTCGGAGTACTcacacggcggcgccgccacttCTCTGGCTGCTCAGATGCAACACAAGTTGCAAGGTTAGCTCCCCCAAGCAAATCcccaaaaactaaaatttgttcATAAAGATTTGAAATTCACACAAGAAACATCACAAATCTAACGCCCAGATTAGCTCCCCAGCATCAGCCATCTATTCAACACAAGAACTGGCCCAAAAACACTTACGAAATCGCCgcaaaaacaaaactgaaaaattaggGCTCAAGCAAATCAAAATCTGCTTGTGGGGGAAAGAAAACCAATCGGGCAGATAAATCCCATCATCCTCGAATCCCCACAGCACACTGCAGCATCCAGGGTGAGAAACTGAATCGAAATCCCAAATGCCGCACCTTTCGCATCCTTCTTCTTCAGCACTTCATGATCTCCTTGGTCCGGAGGCAGCTGCTTGGCATTGACCTTGACATGCTCATGGTGAGACGAGATGATGACCGCAGCGTCATCCCTCGCCtgagccaccgccaccggcggcTTCTTGGCGGTGGCCACAGGGTTGAAGAGAAGGTAATGGAGGAGGGCGAGAGGGATGAGAGCGTAGAGGGCGTAGGTCACGAACTGCCTCTTGGGGAGCAAGAACTGGTTGTTCTGGAGCTGATGGTTCTGCAGGAAGTTGGTCACCATGGCTGCCGCAGTGCTGCAAGTGCGAGCTTGTGCTCTTAGAGCTCAAGATGTGGAAACCATGGCAGACAGGGGAAGAAGCTACCGAAGGGAGAAGAAGGGGATCAAAGGAGGGAGAAGGGATATTAGGGagtaaaaaaaagcaatttttatattactaacAAGGGCTGCCCCTCTCGATGTTGCAGCTGACCACCGTCTTTGATTCTTGGAGGTGGCTACTGGTCGGGTACAACTGCTCGCAAGTGGCCACAAACCATGGCGTGCTGCCATGGCAGGTGGTTTTGATGTTCCTGTGTTGTTATTCAATGgatctttgtatttttttttcacgctGACTAGCGTATTGtttgtgaaaaagaaaatacaaaatgGAAGTTGCTATATTGGGTTGGACTAAGCAAACTCGAGAGGAACATTATTGACAACTTCGATCGTACCTCTACGTAATTGTTCCCGACTTCtctatagaaaatattgtgacactactaatatataaataattctaAATCAATTAATAACAATGTTTTTAATAGTGCTACTTTTTAATCTGAATTCAACACATGTTAAATCGAATTATCATCTCTTATCAATACTTTTCCTTAATCACTTCTATATATTGGATCCGATGAAGTCTCATTTCTATTTGATCCTCACTCTTCCGGTTATATACCCATGTTTTCTATCACAAACATACCCGatggttgaaaaaaaatagaagtttTCTGTTGCAATAGATTGTGGGCAACATATGCAGGATGCATCCATCCCTCCATTCTTCCAACCACTtgttaggccgtgttcggaagtaggggtggggtgggttagttatccggggcagaaaacgtagtaatagattagtatacgattaattaattaataaattttaaaaaatataaaatatattaatataattttttaaaacaattctcctaaaaaattttttataaaaaatacacgtttagcagttcgggaagcataTGTAGAGTACTAAGATACCTGAGCCATGCATCCGAATACGGCCTTAGTCGAAGTTGCTCCTGCGTACGTTACCCAATTTTAAACCCAAttccaaattcaaatttgagttGAAGCATGATTCATGAGAAACAACCTGATTCCAGATTCAAATTTGCATGGCAACATGACTCAGTACTACATACAGTAGCAGGTACTAGAAACTATGCCTACTCCTACGTCACAAATCCAAACAGCACAAAATCTAGTTTAGCTTGAGTCTTGGGCCGTATCTATAACCAGGCCTAATACAAATCCGTTTGGATTAGGTGGGCCGGGCCGTATTCGAATCCCAGCCCAACTACTGAGAAGCGGCACCGCTCCAGCCCAAAGGTGGGCGCGTTAACTAGCCTTACCGTCACGGAGCGCCGTGTGACCTAGAGGTCTTTACCCGTATGCCATTAAAAAAGATGGTGTCTTTCTCTGTGTCACGTTCGAGTCTCCCTCTATGTCATTGTCGACTTTATTGCGCCCTCCACACCATTTCGTCCATTTTTCTCGTAACGGTGGGTAACGACACATTAAAATGACTTGGTTGCCCTTAGGGTTGACAGACCATTTTAACAAGCTGGTTTTCTTCTATGCCATTTGGAGATTATGTTTGGTTAGTTGCTGTACTAAATATatgagacatatatatatatttttcagaagtcaactcttttttatatatatatatatatatatatataaatatataaaactagtTTTTCCTTAAAAGCATATCTGTAGTAGGTTGGTTAACGACGGTCCAGTTCTTGGTCTTGACATCGAACACCCAGAGGGCGTGGTGGCCGGAGCCACTGTCGCCTGTCGGCGTCCTCGACAGCGTCGGTCACGACGACGCGGTCGCCGCTGGCGACGCAGAcggcgcgggcgtgccagcCTCAGGGCTGGTAGGGGAAGGGCCAACCTTGCGCCAATCGCGGCGGTCGCCGAGCCACTCCATCACGGTGGCGCCCTCGATGCACCAGGCGCAGCCACGGGCGATGATGTGAGCGGCGGAGGGGGGCGCGTCCCCACTGCCGCGCATTGCGCGAACATCGACACGGGTGGCGCCTTCTCCCGTCTCCACTCCCCGTCGTCACATTGTACACTGCCACCCCGTACGCCGGCGAGTTCATCGGCACGTCCCCATCCTCCTTCGGCCCCTCGCTCCTGCCCCCGTCACCAGATTCACGAATTGCAGCAGATGTACCAAGTCCTCGTTGGCACCCGCCTCGGCGCGTGCCACCGCGAAGGCCGCGCCTGCGCTCCTCCACCTGCGGCACACCTGCCGCATCGCGCTGTACGACCCGTGCGGCACGCGTGCGAGGCAGTCCACGACGACGTCCCGATCACCACCGCGTCCAGCAGCGAGGGGTGAGCGGCGGGGAGTGGCACGCGGCACGGCTCGGTAGCGAGGGGTGAGCAGTGGCGCACTctcagagaagagaagagagctgACTCCACTGAAAGGGCAAGATAGACATTTTTTTGCCTAGATCCATATGTCAGAGTTGTTAAATGGTTCAAACCTAACAGAATAGTGACGGAATGGCGTGGAGGTCGCGATAAAGTTCGACGATGGCATAAAGGAAGGCTTGAACTTTTTAGTGGCATAAAGGCAGGCACATCTTTTTTAATGGTACATGGGTAAAAACCTCCGTGACCTaaccctctccgccgccgccgcgtcgatcgccggagcgccgccgtgcCGAGCCGCttcgttcgttcgttcgttcattcattcgatcgatcgatcgacctccttcctcctcggaGTTACTCACTCTccttcgacgacgacgaccggagGCCGGAGTCGTTCTCTGCTCGGAAATGACCAAAACGCCCCTCTCGCCGTGACTCTCCAGTCTCCACTCTCTTCCAACCTGCACCACCCCCCCTCTGAAACGACGGACGtttggcggcggtggcgacgggcATCCCTTTCGACTTACTACCCCACATGTGCGGCCAGTGCCTCCTCGCGCGCGCTTCCGGGGCGCCGGTTTGGAggggcgacgccgccgacgtcggTGCGGATCGGACTGAAGGTATTCGTTCTCGCGCTGCCCCCCTccccgctcggcggcggcgtggcgtaGATTGGGAATCGGCTTGTTTGGCAGGggaaaggggggggggggggggggcgaccTCTCTTGTTCTCCACCCCAAAATATGTCTGGTTGTTCGATCCTGATTGATTGTAGTGAATGCCAGTGGCAGTGAGTAGTAGGAGTAATTTTGGTGTTTAAACTGAAAAATTCGAAGACAAGCTGGCAAGTGATCCGGTTCTAAATCCAAACTAAAGTAGCCTCCTGTTTTAGTTTATCTAAACTTCGTTCAATTCCTTGGATGCTGctggatttatttttatgtccGGATGTGCATTGCTGGCAAAATCTTCTGTACTGTTTTGGTATGTTTATGTCGCAGttaaattttagggttttagtGAGGATTTCAGTATCTGTAGTTGTTTCCAACCGAGACACTGAGCTCAAGCAGCACACGGTTTTCTTGAAAAATCTGCGATTTTAACCCCCCTCACTACACTGTACACTTCAACATATTTTAGCTGGTACATTTCATGGCATAATTTAGGTGTTGAATCTGTATGAAAAGCAGGAATGCCATGAGGAAGCACTGAGGATTTATTGGTGGTAATGGAGAATGATTGTCCAGATCTAGATGATGTGGGATCCGGGTGGTTTGAAGTGAAAAAAGTAAGGACTTGCCTCTGCTGAATTGTAATGCATAGAAGTCCTGTGATATGATGTTTTCCCACTTTATATTCCCGCAATCATCTTATCGTTAAATATAAAGTGAAGGCCTTAAGGGGTGGGACTGTGGGAGTTTGATCATCGCAACAAGATGGtcatttcaaaatatggaTCCAATAGCTTGGCCAATTGTGATGATAATCAAGTTACTACCTGTTTAGAAATTAAAGGTTAGAAGAATACCTAGGTTAAACCAAACAGATGTTGTGGTACTGGTCTTCTGTGTTATTTTGGCCATATTCCATCATGTCTAGGATGAGAGCTATTAGTCAATAACATCTTGCATGGACATAGACTTCTAAAGCGAAGATATACCCTGTAAACAGTTTTAAGTTGCTTCAAGGTTATTGCCTCTTTCagaagcattttttttgggatCATTGTTAATACCATGCCACACTCCATTGAACACTTTGTagtttccttttgttttttgctcCGAGACTTGGCTCATGTTTTCATGTGATGCTCTATCATGCCGGAAGAGCTCTTAGTGCCTCTGTTCCTAACATGCAAATCTATTCCACAGAAACATCGGTCCAGCTCAAAATTCACACTGCAGAGGTCTTCTGGAGGTTccaataataaaatttcaaccttGTCGTCACAGTCTCAGACCAATTTTGGAAGTGATACAGCAAGGTGGTGTGACAGATCACAATGTCCACCTGAGACCACAAAAACTAATGCTTGTGTTGAACCGGGTGGGTTAAAAGCAGGGGAGGTTCAAGCTGAAGAATGTACTGATGTAGGTGCTAGCAATCTGAAGAGTGAATTAAGTGCTTCAGACTTGGAGCATACAATAAAATCCCCTAAAGAGTTGCTGGTAGCTGAAGAAATAAGTGAATCTCCCAACATTGGTAATATTGATTGCGCTGATTCTCCAACCCCACATCAACCCTCCAACTGTGCAAGTGGTGTTGCAAAATCTGCAGATCTTTATGGTCATGTTAAAAGCCCTCCAATGACAGATACTGCAGGTGTTTTATCAAACACTTCTGTCAGGTTTGGAGATTTTGACGAAGTGCCAGGTTTTGCATTACCTGCGGATGCATGTGGAAGTAATAACCCATCTCAAACACTCACACACACTGGTGATGCTACAGGATTCATAAATGAATGTAAAGATGAAAGTGAACTTAAAACTGAGATGAGTTCTTGTAAAACAATTTATGAGACATCTCCTGTTATGATTCAAGGAGCAGAAACACCTGCTGAAGATAAGAGCAAGGCACTGGATCTATGTGAGATAACAGAGTCTCCCTTGGATGTTAGTGGTTCACCTGCCTTAGCTGACACAGTCTCCCTGTCCTGTGCAAACACTGATCTTGAAGTTCCAGTTACTTCTTCGTCTGTTGCTTCAACAGAAAGCCAGACTGTTCTTCATGCATCAACTTCAGCAGATTTTGGAGGTGAAACTTCTGGGAGCAAAGAGAGGTTCAGGCAGAGACTctggtgttttctttttgagaaTCTGAATAGGGCTGTGGATGAACTTTACCTCCTCTGTGAGTTAGAATGTGACATGGAGCAAATTAATGAATCCATGCTTGTTCTCGAAGAAGCTATATCTGATTTTCAAGAACTGAAATCCAGGGCGGAGCATTTTGATAACACCAAAAAATCTACTGCTCTACCAAAGGAGGGGATGCCGATGACTGTGAAATCTGACCATCGAAGACCACATGCCTTGTCCTGGGAGGTTCGTATTCTCATGCAAAATtcagaaatattttcttacaTGACTTGTATGCagcatttcattttttattgctCCAAGTTTTAGcatagttttataataattgaACAACTCATAGTGTGCACATATTATTCTCTGTCCATAAGCCTATATACATATGAATAATTGAACAAACACATATATCCTGACGAGTTTCTGTACTTGGACCATTTATAGAATTAATAGCTGCTTATTACCTGGTTAATTATCAGAACATAGTTTTCATGGAATGCAAATATACCATCTTACGTGctaaaagaattaaaaacCTGTTGGATTAAATCATATGTGCAGGTCAGAAGGATGACAAGTTCACCACACAGGCAAGAGATATTGTCTTCATCTCTAGAGGCATTTCAAAGAATTCAATTGGAACTGGCTCGCAAACAGGCTGGTATAGTTGCAGAGAGCTTTACATCCAGCTCTTCTGGAGAAGTTTCAGGTAGCTCATCAAAACTGACAACAGCATCAGCAACTGTTGGAAGTATAAGTTTGAAAGTGGAGAGTCAGGTGAAAGTTTCTGACaccaatgagaaaaaaattgctgGAGAGAGGCAAAGCAGGGATACATTCAAATCTGGTAGATCACTTCCACAAAATATGCCTTTGTCTTCTGCAAAGAGTCGAAAAGGATCACTGGAACCTATCTCTGAGGTAGAGAAGCATAATTTTAGGAAGGATAGGGAATTTCcagaaaacaaatttgacAAGCTCAGGTCCACCGATACTGCAAAAAGGACTACAGTTCATCTCGAGAAGGAGAAACAAAATGCAGCACCGCGGAAGTCATTGGATGCCtggaaggagaaaagaaactgGGAAGATATACTGAAATCCCCCATTCGGAGTTCTCGTGTCTCCCATTCCCCTGGTGTTGGCAGAAAAGTTCCAGAGCGTGCTCGTGTTTTACATGACAAGTTAATGTCCCCCGAAAAGAAGAAACGGAGTGCTTTGGACATGAAAAAGGAAGCAGACGAAAAACATGCACGAGCTTTGCGAATCCGGAGTCAACTAGAAAGTGAGAGAGTTCAGAGGCTGCAACGTACCTCTGAAAAGTTAAATCGTGTCAATGAATGGCAGGCTGTGCGCAGCTCAAAACTGCGAGAAATAATGAATGCACGCCACCAACGTGGTGAATCTCGTCATGAGGCACATCTTGCTCAGGTTGCAAAAAGAGCCGGTGATGAGAGTACTAAGGTCAACGAGGTCCGCTTTATTACATCGCTAAatgaagaaaacaagaaattcTTGCTGAGGCAGAAACTTCATG contains the following coding sequences:
- the LOC102710993 gene encoding protein ALTERED XYLOGLUCAN 4-like codes for the protein MVTNFLQNHQLQNNQFLLPKRQFVTYALYALIPLALLHYLLFNPVATAKKPPVAVAQARDDAAVIISSHHEHVKVNAKQLPPDQGDHEVLKKKDAKAREVAAPPCEYSDGEWVPDARPPLYNGTSCATIKDGQNCMAHGRPDTGYLYWRWKPRRCDLPAFSPEAFLGWLRNKHLAFVGDSLARNQAESLLCLLASRSPPELVYRDGEENKFRRWAFREHNATVSIFWSPFLVKVAEKAEHAGVRHNNVFLDSFDERWLSQLGALDAVVLSIGHWFLIPGIYHDAGEVVGCHDCAEFNHTEVPFFGMFEQAVHRTLAEISRRHVAGADKVVAFTTFSPAHFEGEWDKAGACNKTRPYKNGDKEAGYTEAEMRKTVVEEVAAAAAAAGTGLRFAALDVTTLADLRPDGHPGPYMRADPFAGGAGPRVQNDCVHWCLPGAIDTFNEILLQTITSS